In Collimonas arenae, a single genomic region encodes these proteins:
- the eutC gene encoding ethanolamine ammonia-lyase subunit EutC produces MKKPNLTVVNNPWQELRQFTDARIALGRSGVSLPTSAQLAFQLAHARARDAVHLRLDVKALTNSLRDADPDVHCIVVSSAAGNRDTYLQRPDLGRRLNAASRTMLLELHQSHPPHESYDLSIVIADGLSALAIAQNAQPFLDALMAKLAPDNLSLAPLTIVQQGRVAIGDEVGEIFNAKMVVILIGERPGLSSPDSMGLYLTWAPRVGLTDESRNCISNVRPAGLSYEEAAVKLHYLLTQALRRQLSGILLKDETGAAAGLTPPPERNFLLEKR; encoded by the coding sequence ATGAAAAAACCGAATCTTACGGTGGTCAACAATCCCTGGCAGGAATTGCGGCAATTCACCGACGCCCGGATTGCCTTAGGCCGCAGCGGCGTCAGCCTGCCGACTTCAGCGCAACTGGCATTCCAGCTGGCGCACGCCAGAGCGCGGGACGCGGTGCATCTGAGGCTCGATGTCAAGGCGTTGACAAACAGCTTGCGCGACGCCGATCCCGACGTCCACTGCATTGTCGTATCAAGCGCAGCGGGAAATCGCGATACCTATTTACAGCGCCCTGATCTCGGACGACGGCTGAATGCTGCGTCACGCACCATGCTGCTGGAGTTGCATCAAAGCCATCCGCCGCACGAATCATATGATCTCTCCATCGTCATTGCCGACGGCTTGTCAGCGCTGGCCATTGCGCAGAATGCCCAGCCCTTTCTGGACGCGCTCATGGCAAAGCTGGCGCCGGACAATTTGTCGCTGGCGCCGCTCACCATCGTTCAGCAAGGCCGGGTCGCCATCGGCGATGAAGTAGGCGAAATATTCAACGCCAAAATGGTAGTGATCCTGATCGGCGAACGTCCAGGCTTGAGTTCGCCGGACAGCATGGGCCTGTACCTGACTTGGGCGCCTCGGGTAGGCCTGACCGACGAAAGCCGCAATTGCATTTCCAATGTGCGGCCCGCCGGATTATCGTATGAAGAGGCGGCGGTCAAGCTGCATTACCTGCTGACACAAGCGCTCCGGCGGCAACTATCCGGCATCCTTCTGAAAGACGAAACCGGCGCCGCAGCCGGCTTGACGCCGCCGCCCGAACGCAACTTCCTGCTGGAAAAACGCTAG